In Pajaroellobacter abortibovis, the following are encoded in one genomic region:
- a CDS encoding MotA/TolQ/ExbB proton channel family protein, producing MSVVDQTPSLVALSHGVHALPISPFSRIISVAVEELKRVSSVSTSDCLTESQIGLIEEAIRRATARELAHLESWMGLLGTIGSTAPFIGLFGTVYGIMDAFLSIGTEQNATLAVVAPKIAEALIATAVGLVAAIPSVMAFNYFSRKIQLLGEQVEDFTFVLIAHAYVKVDT from the coding sequence ATGAGTGTTGTGGATCAAACCCCCTCTCTTGTTGCGCTCAGTCATGGAGTTCATGCTCTTCCGATTTCTCCCTTTAGTCGAATTATCTCAGTCGCTGTAGAGGAATTAAAGCGGGTGAGTTCGGTGTCCACCAGTGACTGTCTTACAGAATCACAAATCGGACTCATTGAAGAGGCGATAAGAAGAGCCACTGCTCGCGAATTGGCCCATCTCGAATCGTGGATGGGACTCCTCGGAACAATCGGTTCGACTGCACCGTTCATTGGCCTTTTCGGCACTGTTTATGGGATTATGGATGCATTCTTAAGTATTGGAACAGAACAAAATGCTACGCTTGCTGTGGTCGCACCTAAGATTGCTGAAGCTTTGATTGCCACGGCAGTCGGTCTGGTTGCAGCTATCCCAAGCGTTATGGCTTTTAACTATTTTAGTCGAAAGATTCAGCTGTTGGGGGAACAGGTTGAAGATTTTACATTTGTTTTGATAGCGCACGCGTATGTAAAGGTGGACACGTGA
- a CDS encoding aspartate carbamoyltransferase catalytic subunit, translated as MWNGYHLLGIENLSEDQIQRILDTAESYCDHTIPLKDHQLKLQGKTVMALFIEASTRTRISFELAAKGLGAHFLSFNSSFSSFTKGESLLDTIKNLEALNVQMIILRHPSEGAPHFLASHTKMSIVNAGDGMHGHPTQALLDAFIIRRKKGRLDGLTVAICGDILHSRVARSDAMLLSRMGVRVRLCGPRNLLPKKADRLGPHIEIYDNLTSAIQGADVIMMLRVQAERIQDQAVLSLQDYGRAFCLTPFHLQHAKPDVIVMHPGPVQFGVELDREVIHGPHSVILEQTKAGIGVRMAVLAMVADARKEMSLLSVH; from the coding sequence ATGTGGAACGGATATCATCTTTTGGGAATTGAGAATCTCTCTGAGGACCAAATCCAGCGTATTTTGGATACCGCAGAGTCTTATTGCGATCACACGATTCCATTGAAAGATCATCAGCTTAAACTCCAGGGAAAGACCGTGATGGCTCTCTTTATTGAGGCTTCCACGCGAACACGCATTTCATTTGAGCTTGCAGCAAAAGGGCTAGGAGCTCATTTTTTATCGTTCAACAGCTCATTTTCGAGCTTTACAAAAGGGGAGAGCCTTCTCGACACGATCAAAAACCTTGAGGCGCTGAATGTACAGATGATCATCCTAAGGCATCCATCAGAAGGGGCCCCTCATTTTCTCGCTTCTCACACAAAAATGTCTATTGTGAATGCGGGGGACGGAATGCATGGACATCCTACGCAGGCTCTTCTCGATGCTTTCATCATTCGACGCAAAAAAGGGAGATTAGACGGTCTCACAGTGGCTATTTGCGGAGACATTCTTCACTCACGGGTTGCACGTTCAGATGCGATGTTGCTTAGCCGTATGGGGGTAAGGGTGCGCCTTTGTGGTCCTCGAAATCTCCTACCGAAAAAGGCAGATAGACTTGGTCCTCATATTGAAATCTACGATAACCTCACGTCCGCTATTCAAGGTGCTGATGTGATCATGATGCTCCGCGTTCAAGCGGAACGCATTCAGGATCAAGCGGTTCTCTCTCTTCAAGATTATGGCCGTGCTTTTTGTCTTACTCCTTTCCATCTTCAGCATGCAAAACCAGATGTGATTGTAATGCATCCAGGCCCCGTCCAATTTGGTGTCGAGTTGGATAGAGAAGTTATCCATGGACCTCATAGTGTCATTCTAGAGCAGACGAAAGCAGGGATAGGGGTGCGCATGGCTGTCCTCGCTATGGTCGCAGATGCTCGGAAGGAAATGAGCCTCTTATCTGTTCACTGA
- the murI gene encoding glutamate racemase: MNDLFTSSLRFPSNSWLGVFDSGLGGLTVVRALRSYLPEEDILYLGDTAHVPYGTKSKTTIAQYALSCARCLVSKNAKAIIIACNTASAIAGNMLKRAIDVPILGVIESTARLAVYATKTGRIGVLGTAATIRSGAYPRMISTYNPHVTVIDQSAPLLVALAEEGWTDGKIAELTIQEYLKPFRQAQIDVILLACTHYPLLQPMIEQIAQQQIGAHVQVIDSATAVAHEASKLLMRCNLKKKNGGQKGKIKIFATDITPAFNTTVARFLQEDAPAAEHIKLSSFP, translated from the coding sequence ATGAACGATCTTTTTACATCTTCTCTTCGCTTCCCATCCAACAGCTGGTTAGGTGTCTTCGATTCTGGCCTTGGTGGACTCACTGTGGTACGAGCGCTTCGCTCCTATCTCCCTGAAGAAGACATCCTGTATTTAGGAGATACTGCACACGTTCCTTACGGTACAAAGAGCAAAACAACTATCGCGCAGTATGCACTCTCATGCGCTCGTTGTCTCGTTTCCAAGAACGCGAAAGCTATCATTATTGCCTGTAATACCGCTAGCGCGATAGCGGGAAATATGCTCAAACGAGCAATTGATGTTCCTATTCTTGGAGTTATTGAATCGACCGCTCGACTAGCTGTTTATGCTACGAAGACAGGCAGGATTGGAGTACTAGGGACAGCAGCAACAATCCGTTCAGGTGCGTATCCTCGGATGATAAGCACTTATAACCCGCATGTAACGGTGATCGATCAGTCGGCCCCCCTCTTGGTCGCGCTTGCAGAAGAAGGGTGGACAGATGGAAAGATCGCAGAGCTCACAATACAAGAATACCTCAAGCCATTCCGTCAAGCCCAGATAGACGTCATCCTTCTTGCCTGCACCCACTATCCTCTGCTCCAACCCATGATTGAGCAAATTGCTCAACAGCAGATCGGTGCTCACGTGCAAGTGATCGATAGCGCAACCGCAGTAGCTCATGAGGCATCCAAACTGCTGATGCGTTGTAACCTCAAAAAAAAGAATGGGGGCCAAAAAGGGAAAATTAAAATCTTTGCGACCGACATTACTCCTGCTTTTAACACTACTGTGGCACGTTTCCTACAAGAAGATGCCCCTGCCGCTGAACATATCAAGCTCTCCTCTTTCCCCTGA
- a CDS encoding acetyl-CoA carboxylase biotin carboxylase subunit has translation MFYKILIANRGEVAVRILGACRELGIKTVAVYSEADAHALHVRLADEAVCIGPGAAAQSYLNIPSIMSAAEVTGAEAVHPGYGFLSENAHFAEICAKCGVTFIGPSPDAMHTWGDKVTARRNAERLGLPLLPGSQVLESAHHAIEEANRIGFPVLLKAAGGGGGRGMRVVRTAAQMEDAFASASREAEIGFKNPSLYVERLIEYPKHIEFQIIADRHQGIWVLGERECSLQRRHQKVMEEATSPVMTSENRQQMTNQILKALNSTSYESLGTLEFVMDEDQKLYFLEMNTRLQVEHPVTELVTGLDLVALQIRIAAGEKLNLSEIVSSSFQGHAIECRINAEDPKTFLPSPGFIEECFLPGGIGIRVDSGVCGGWRVPPYYDSLLAKLIVHAPTRQEAIIRMRRALSECSIRGIRTNIELHQRLLEMEEVIEGRMTTRTIENLLAKG, from the coding sequence ATGTTTTATAAAATTCTTATTGCAAACCGAGGTGAGGTTGCAGTCCGTATCTTAGGGGCTTGCAGAGAGTTAGGAATTAAGACGGTAGCAGTCTATTCAGAAGCGGATGCTCATGCTCTTCACGTGCGCCTTGCTGATGAGGCTGTATGTATTGGTCCTGGTGCTGCTGCACAAAGCTACCTCAATATCCCAAGCATTATGAGCGCAGCAGAAGTGACAGGGGCTGAAGCTGTTCATCCTGGCTATGGGTTTCTCTCAGAGAATGCTCACTTTGCAGAAATTTGTGCAAAATGCGGTGTTACTTTTATCGGTCCTTCTCCAGACGCAATGCATACTTGGGGGGATAAAGTAACAGCACGAAGAAATGCTGAACGGTTAGGTCTCCCCCTTTTGCCTGGAAGTCAAGTGCTTGAGAGCGCTCATCACGCGATTGAAGAAGCAAATCGCATTGGATTTCCTGTTCTCCTCAAGGCTGCAGGAGGAGGGGGCGGGCGTGGGATGCGCGTCGTACGAACTGCAGCTCAGATGGAAGATGCTTTTGCAAGCGCATCGAGAGAAGCGGAAATAGGATTTAAAAACCCGTCGCTTTATGTCGAAAGACTGATCGAATATCCCAAGCACATTGAGTTTCAGATCATTGCTGATCGACATCAGGGAATTTGGGTGCTTGGAGAGCGAGAATGTTCTTTGCAGCGTCGACATCAAAAGGTCATGGAAGAAGCTACTAGCCCAGTGATGACATCTGAAAATCGCCAGCAAATGACTAACCAAATCTTAAAGGCTTTAAACAGCACATCTTATGAGTCCCTTGGCACATTAGAATTTGTGATGGATGAGGATCAGAAGCTCTATTTTCTTGAAATGAATACACGCTTACAAGTAGAGCATCCAGTCACTGAGCTTGTGACAGGTTTAGATTTGGTTGCTTTACAGATTCGAATTGCAGCCGGTGAAAAGCTCAACTTATCTGAGATTGTTTCATCCTCTTTTCAGGGACATGCAATTGAATGCCGTATTAATGCTGAAGATCCTAAAACCTTCCTGCCCTCTCCAGGTTTTATTGAGGAATGCTTTCTACCTGGAGGGATTGGAATCCGTGTCGATTCGGGTGTGTGCGGGGGTTGGCGTGTACCTCCTTATTACGATTCTCTTCTTGCTAAGTTAATTGTGCATGCGCCGACTCGACAGGAAGCGATTATTCGGATGCGTCGAGCACTCAGCGAGTGTTCCATTCGTGGCATCCGTACCAACATAGAGCTTCATCAACGGCTTCTCGAGATGGAAGAAGTCATAGAGGGGCGTATGACTACCCGAACGATTGAGAATCTTCTTGCCAAGGGCTAA
- a CDS encoding PD40 domain-containing protein: MQVIQITIEKKVTLAIFSLFFFVMSFQSKSFAASTPSSASSNEVPTVMVTGGNAALLKVALPPFEGDPTLARKAYDTVARDLRFLNLFQFLDPKSFLTTTIKEEIQPASWRNIGAEAVVHGIVSKEEKRIRVLFRLFLVSRGGQPIFKQGLSIPLSESQLYITTHEFANEVVRVLTGTRGYFETRLVYNEVKGKGISTVAMHGKINKEKTVSLVALMPSFGPRGAIYHIGSIGKGAYAVFQVEDFSAKSRPKLAFKVDGMVLGLAMHNRKMAAVTLTRPSNQVQLITADFDGTIPSGITRMKGPVANYAHPAFSASGKLAYVSDEQGTPQIFVEGKRISWQGTYNVAPAWCNYPGGERILFMGRVERGVWDVFSVSPDGKDLKRLTQNQGSNTYPACSPDGRMVAFFSTRSGGGIFLTDLDGTNPQLLSKGMGESLRWEQKN, encoded by the coding sequence ATGCAAGTAATTCAAATTACTATTGAGAAAAAGGTGACATTAGCCATCTTCTCTCTTTTCTTTTTTGTGATGTCATTTCAATCAAAGTCTTTTGCTGCCTCAACGCCTTCATCTGCTTCGTCAAATGAGGTGCCTACCGTGATGGTAACTGGGGGGAATGCTGCACTTCTCAAAGTGGCTTTGCCACCTTTTGAAGGGGATCCCACCCTGGCGCGTAAAGCATATGATACTGTGGCTCGCGATTTGAGGTTCCTAAATTTATTTCAATTTCTTGATCCAAAGAGTTTTCTGACAACCACGATCAAAGAAGAGATCCAACCTGCTTCATGGCGTAATATAGGAGCAGAAGCGGTGGTCCACGGTATTGTATCGAAAGAAGAAAAAAGAATCCGAGTTCTATTCCGTCTGTTTCTTGTTTCTCGTGGAGGTCAGCCTATCTTTAAACAAGGATTATCTATCCCTCTCTCTGAATCTCAACTTTATATTACTACTCATGAATTTGCGAATGAAGTGGTTCGGGTGCTAACCGGGACACGTGGCTATTTTGAGACGCGCCTCGTGTATAACGAAGTTAAAGGAAAAGGGATTTCCACTGTAGCGATGCATGGGAAAATTAACAAAGAGAAGACAGTTAGTCTCGTTGCACTTATGCCTAGTTTTGGTCCAAGAGGTGCAATCTATCATATAGGTAGCATAGGAAAGGGAGCATACGCTGTCTTCCAAGTCGAAGATTTTTCAGCCAAATCACGCCCTAAGCTAGCTTTTAAGGTGGATGGCATGGTATTGGGCTTAGCGATGCACAATCGAAAGATGGCGGCTGTTACACTCACGCGACCATCCAATCAAGTACAATTGATTACAGCTGACTTTGATGGAACCATTCCATCAGGGATCACCAGAATGAAAGGACCTGTTGCGAATTATGCGCACCCTGCTTTTTCTGCTTCTGGAAAATTGGCTTATGTCTCCGATGAGCAAGGGACCCCTCAAATTTTTGTGGAAGGAAAGCGAATTAGTTGGCAGGGAACATATAATGTAGCTCCTGCATGGTGTAACTATCCCGGGGGAGAAAGAATCCTTTTTATGGGACGTGTAGAACGTGGCGTGTGGGATGTGTTTAGTGTATCTCCAGATGGAAAAGATTTAAAGCGCCTGACTCAAAATCAAGGATCGAATACTTATCCTGCCTGTTCACCAGATGGTCGGATGGTTGCATTTTTTTCAACCCGATCGGGAGGGGGTATTTTCCTAACCGATCTGGATGGAACAAATCCTCAGCTACTCTCCAAAGGAATGGGGGAGAGCTTGCGCTGGGAGCAAAAGAATTAG
- the purD gene encoding phosphoribosylamine--glycine ligase produces MNQTMIHTSAKAALHQDKKRILILGGGAREHALAQRLAMETNQVLVAPGNAGTAQIAENHNVNLEKVDEIVELASRQRVDFVVVGPERPLTLGVVDALHARGICAFGPSSEAARLEGSKAFMKQFALRHKIPTAPFRIFYNSHAARAYVTSANHTMVIKADGLAAGKGVFLASNREEALAAIQSIMEDRIFGESGNVVVIEEMLEGQEISFHVVSDGKRYVPLITAQDHKRIGDGNLGPNTGGMGAYAPVPFVTESLYKTILTAIIEPTLRGMAKEGIPFRGALFAGLMIQQGKPMLLEYNVRFGDPEAIVILPFFTGSWTSLLEQAARGDLRSVQGEICQGGALCIVMASEGYPTLPRLGDRIEGLNHPLEPEVSVFHAGTAYADGEIVTAGGRVLTVGAFSTSLQDASSLAYKAVSHIRWKGEYHRSDIGRSSTAAF; encoded by the coding sequence ATGAATCAAACGATGATACATACTTCAGCAAAAGCCGCGCTTCACCAAGATAAGAAACGGATACTTATCCTAGGAGGAGGAGCTCGAGAGCACGCACTGGCTCAACGATTGGCGATGGAAACAAATCAAGTGCTTGTGGCTCCTGGCAATGCTGGTACTGCACAAATTGCAGAAAACCACAACGTAAATCTGGAAAAGGTAGATGAGATTGTAGAGTTGGCTTCTCGTCAACGAGTTGATTTTGTTGTAGTTGGGCCAGAGCGACCTCTCACTCTTGGAGTCGTCGATGCTCTCCATGCCCGTGGGATCTGTGCTTTCGGGCCTTCATCAGAAGCGGCCCGCCTTGAAGGTTCCAAAGCGTTTATGAAACAGTTTGCTTTGCGACACAAGATCCCCACAGCTCCTTTTCGAATTTTTTATAATTCTCACGCTGCTCGAGCCTACGTCACAAGCGCAAATCACACTATGGTTATTAAAGCAGATGGGCTCGCAGCCGGAAAGGGGGTGTTTCTTGCCTCCAATCGTGAAGAAGCGCTTGCAGCGATTCAATCCATTATGGAGGATCGTATTTTTGGTGAATCCGGCAATGTAGTTGTGATTGAAGAGATGCTTGAAGGGCAAGAGATCAGCTTTCATGTTGTTTCTGATGGCAAGCGCTATGTGCCACTGATTACTGCTCAAGATCATAAGCGGATAGGAGACGGTAACCTGGGTCCGAATACGGGAGGGATGGGGGCTTATGCTCCTGTTCCTTTTGTGACAGAAAGTCTCTACAAAACAATTCTCACCGCAATTATCGAACCGACTCTCAGAGGAATGGCGAAAGAGGGGATTCCATTTCGGGGAGCTCTTTTTGCAGGTCTTATGATCCAGCAAGGTAAGCCTATGCTGTTGGAGTATAACGTGCGTTTTGGAGATCCTGAGGCGATCGTTATCCTCCCTTTTTTTACAGGGAGCTGGACATCTCTATTGGAACAAGCTGCTCGAGGTGATTTGCGTTCCGTACAAGGCGAGATTTGTCAAGGAGGAGCTCTCTGTATCGTAATGGCCTCTGAGGGATATCCCACGCTTCCGAGATTAGGAGATCGAATTGAAGGGCTTAATCATCCACTTGAGCCTGAAGTTTCTGTCTTTCACGCAGGGACTGCGTATGCTGATGGAGAAATTGTGACCGCTGGGGGGAGGGTATTGACGGTAGGAGCTTTTTCTACTTCCTTACAGGACGCTTCTTCCCTTGCCTATAAGGCTGTTTCACACATTCGATGGAAGGGAGAATACCACCGTTCTGATATAGGAAGAAGCTCTACAGCTGCCTTTTAG
- a CDS encoding rhomboid family intramembrane serine protease, which produces MFDRNTLPPLLPTTKTILLGVGILGPMGTLCFRCFPDGYHFFEKLACRPHAVLHGELWRLLTAGFLTYPYHFYHFAFSLFGFYLFCPALEKRWGSFRLARFLMLTLVLGYAASIGWGLIVPSTSDLLFGPGAALAGAAVAWGCENKTTPLRFFFFIPMTGAQFAWCILGVSLLDLIYPLELTEGPVSPLIGALIGFLYSSPFSLRSPFSSIKLFLLRRHSKKKQAKTSSSKVYTLHAAPFSERAASDKNKEATIWVPQQKKEDKYFLN; this is translated from the coding sequence ATGTTTGATAGGAACACTCTGCCTCCTCTTCTTCCTACAACCAAAACTATCCTTCTTGGTGTAGGGATTCTTGGGCCTATGGGAACGCTTTGTTTCCGTTGTTTTCCAGACGGCTACCATTTTTTTGAGAAGTTAGCCTGTCGCCCACATGCTGTCCTCCATGGGGAGCTATGGAGATTATTGACAGCAGGCTTTTTAACTTATCCTTATCATTTCTATCACTTTGCCTTTTCCTTATTTGGCTTCTATTTATTCTGTCCTGCTCTGGAGAAAAGATGGGGTAGCTTTCGACTGGCTAGATTTCTTATGCTGACTTTAGTCTTAGGTTATGCCGCTTCGATAGGTTGGGGGCTTATCGTCCCTTCCACATCCGATCTTCTCTTTGGACCAGGAGCAGCGCTGGCAGGGGCTGCTGTAGCGTGGGGTTGTGAAAATAAAACAACTCCTCTGCGCTTCTTCTTTTTCATCCCTATGACAGGAGCCCAATTTGCGTGGTGTATACTTGGGGTTAGCTTGCTTGATCTGATTTATCCTCTGGAATTAACAGAAGGGCCTGTATCTCCTCTAATAGGAGCGCTCATAGGTTTTCTGTATAGCTCTCCCTTTTCCCTTCGATCGCCTTTCTCATCAATAAAACTTTTCCTTCTAAGACGACACTCCAAAAAAAAACAGGCAAAAACTTCATCCTCAAAAGTCTATACGCTTCATGCAGCTCCTTTTTCTGAAAGAGCAGCCTCTGATAAGAACAAGGAAGCAACGATATGGGTACCTCAGCAAAAAAAAGAAGATAAATATTTTCTCAATTAG
- the accB gene encoding acetyl-CoA carboxylase biotin carboxyl carrier protein encodes MKIDIQELERLLDVLIQKDIAEFEYKVQGTCTRIVRRPESSPPPSLPLPPLLGHEETSSKRTQKEKNFNQEEIVEVKSPLVGTFYRAPSPDAPPFVELGSAVKKGQVLCFIEALKLMNEIEAECDGTIAEISIKNGHMVEFGQKLFSIRKA; translated from the coding sequence ATGAAAATTGATATACAAGAGCTCGAGCGTTTGCTCGATGTGCTCATCCAAAAAGATATTGCTGAATTTGAATATAAGGTGCAAGGCACGTGTACGCGCATTGTTCGTCGTCCCGAGTCTTCTCCTCCACCTTCCCTTCCTCTTCCTCCTCTTCTTGGACACGAAGAGACCTCTTCGAAGCGCACTCAAAAAGAGAAGAATTTCAATCAGGAGGAAATTGTAGAGGTAAAAAGTCCTCTAGTCGGCACCTTTTATCGAGCACCAAGCCCCGATGCCCCTCCTTTTGTAGAGCTTGGATCTGCAGTCAAGAAGGGGCAAGTGCTGTGCTTCATTGAGGCACTTAAATTGATGAATGAGATCGAGGCAGAATGTGATGGTACAATTGCTGAGATCAGCATTAAGAATGGGCATATGGTTGAATTCGGGCAGAAGCTTTTTAGTATCCGCAAAGCATAA
- the tolR gene encoding protein TolR produces MKVKHSKNGRLHSRMQAIHEINVTPLIDVMLVLLVIFMVTAPMLTAGVRVDLPKTKSAPLQADHTKSMITVTRDEQIYLGKDEITDALEEKLTTNSRIQEEKELFIQADEAVRYGAVLRVMAAARSVGVEKIGMVTNPTSSP; encoded by the coding sequence GTGAAGGTAAAACATTCAAAAAATGGACGGCTCCATTCACGCATGCAAGCCATACATGAGATCAATGTAACTCCTTTGATTGATGTCATGCTTGTTCTTCTTGTGATTTTTATGGTGACAGCTCCTATGTTAACTGCAGGTGTTCGGGTAGACTTGCCCAAAACGAAGAGTGCACCTCTCCAAGCTGATCACACGAAAAGCATGATTACAGTGACACGCGATGAGCAAATCTATCTAGGTAAAGACGAGATTACAGATGCTTTAGAAGAAAAATTGACCACCAATTCCCGCATCCAAGAAGAAAAAGAATTATTCATTCAAGCAGATGAAGCTGTTCGCTATGGAGCTGTTTTGCGTGTCATGGCAGCAGCCCGCAGTGTAGGGGTTGAAAAGATAGGAATGGTCACCAATCCTACAAGCTCCCCCTAA
- the lon gene encoding endopeptidase La, with translation MADKKGSTGGRVSDDEVQFREELPILPIRNAVLFPGAVAPFDVGREKSVALVEDVDSLSTPVIAIFSQKDPSMDDPGEHDLHQVGCAARVLKALKHSSGNYSLILQGLMRIRLGEVSQHAPYLKAKTIKMEETGVDDDEAEALALSLRDIAKQVIQLMPELPREAGSLIDSIQLPGALADLVAANLDAPVEEKASLLETLDVKERMRKVLRLLTRQLEILKMRERINSQIKEEMGKNQREYVLRQQLKAIKEELGEDEGDQGDLDGLEERIAKGHLPGEAEQVAKKQLKRLRNMQVGSAEYTVIRTYLDWILDLPWHIQTTDNLEIEAVRKVLDEDHYGLEKVKKRILEYLAVRKLKKDKKGPILCLIGPPGVGKTSLGRSIARALGRKFHRISLGGVHDEAAIRGHRRTYVGALPGQIIQGMKKASTINPIFMLDEVDKIGHDFRGDPAAALLEVLDPEQNNVFADHYLEIPYDLSHVMFIATANVVDPIPAPLRDRMEILEIPGYTRREKLAIAQQHLIPKQLEEHGITQEQLQLKDSAIEVIIDDYTKEAGVRALERQVAAVIRSVAVKIAEGDLAHRIIETADQVAESLGPQRYTSEVAERTEESGVATGLAWTSVGSEILFIEATRMYGTSKLQLTGQLGDVMKESAQAALSYVRTNAEKYGISRDFLEKSDIHIHVPAGAMPKDGPSAGVTMFTALVSMLTGIRVRHDVGMTGEITLRGRVLPIGGFKEKVLAAHRAGIKRVIAPERNKADLEEVPTEVKNELEFVFVTHMDQVLEAALEEKLVRHIHSEPVENKDSSLLPSSSN, from the coding sequence ATGGCGGATAAAAAGGGTTCCACTGGGGGGAGGGTAAGTGATGACGAAGTGCAATTTAGAGAAGAATTACCTATCCTTCCCATTCGCAATGCAGTCTTGTTCCCGGGAGCAGTTGCTCCCTTTGATGTTGGGCGTGAAAAATCGGTTGCTCTTGTAGAAGATGTTGATAGTCTCTCGACCCCTGTGATTGCTATTTTTTCACAGAAAGATCCATCAATGGACGATCCGGGGGAACATGATCTACATCAAGTGGGATGTGCGGCTCGTGTATTGAAGGCTCTCAAACACAGCTCAGGCAACTATTCTCTCATTTTGCAAGGCTTGATGCGTATTCGTCTGGGTGAGGTTTCTCAACACGCTCCTTACCTCAAAGCAAAAACAATCAAGATGGAAGAGACAGGGGTGGATGACGATGAGGCGGAGGCGCTTGCACTGAGTTTGCGTGACATCGCTAAACAAGTTATCCAACTGATGCCTGAGTTACCTCGAGAAGCCGGCTCCTTGATCGATTCCATTCAACTTCCAGGAGCGCTTGCAGATCTCGTTGCAGCAAATCTAGATGCTCCTGTGGAGGAAAAAGCATCGTTATTAGAGACACTCGATGTCAAAGAACGGATGCGTAAGGTTCTCCGTCTTCTCACACGCCAACTTGAAATATTAAAAATGAGAGAACGCATCAACTCTCAAATCAAAGAGGAGATGGGGAAAAATCAGCGAGAGTATGTCCTACGTCAGCAGCTCAAGGCAATTAAAGAGGAGCTGGGTGAGGATGAAGGAGATCAAGGTGATTTAGACGGATTAGAAGAACGGATCGCCAAAGGACACCTGCCTGGAGAAGCGGAACAAGTCGCTAAAAAACAGCTTAAAAGACTTCGAAACATGCAGGTTGGTTCAGCGGAGTATACGGTTATAAGGACCTATTTAGATTGGATCTTAGATCTCCCTTGGCATATTCAAACAACTGATAACTTGGAGATCGAAGCAGTTCGAAAGGTGCTCGATGAGGATCACTACGGACTTGAAAAAGTCAAAAAGAGGATTCTTGAGTATTTAGCTGTTAGAAAGCTCAAAAAAGATAAAAAGGGTCCTATTTTGTGTCTTATTGGTCCTCCTGGGGTAGGGAAGACATCATTGGGGCGAAGTATTGCGCGTGCGCTGGGCCGTAAGTTTCATCGCATCTCTTTGGGAGGAGTGCATGATGAGGCTGCCATTCGAGGTCATCGCCGTACCTATGTGGGTGCTTTGCCCGGACAAATTATTCAGGGCATGAAAAAAGCCAGTACCATTAATCCCATCTTTATGTTGGATGAAGTAGATAAAATTGGACACGACTTCCGAGGGGATCCAGCTGCTGCTTTGCTAGAAGTGCTCGACCCAGAGCAGAACAATGTTTTTGCAGATCACTATCTAGAGATCCCTTATGATCTCTCTCATGTGATGTTTATCGCCACTGCTAATGTTGTTGATCCCATCCCTGCACCTCTGCGTGACCGAATGGAGATTTTAGAGATTCCAGGGTACACACGGCGGGAGAAATTAGCAATCGCGCAGCAACACCTGATTCCTAAGCAACTTGAAGAACATGGGATTACCCAAGAACAGCTTCAGTTAAAGGATTCAGCAATTGAGGTTATTATTGATGACTATACGAAAGAGGCAGGAGTTCGTGCGCTTGAGCGTCAAGTAGCCGCTGTGATTCGCAGTGTTGCTGTCAAAATTGCAGAAGGGGATCTAGCCCATCGCATTATCGAGACAGCAGATCAAGTCGCTGAATCGTTAGGGCCTCAGCGATATACAAGCGAAGTTGCAGAAAGAACGGAGGAAAGCGGTGTTGCGACAGGGCTCGCCTGGACAAGCGTAGGAAGTGAGATTCTATTCATTGAAGCGACGCGGATGTATGGAACTTCTAAGCTCCAGTTAACGGGTCAGTTGGGGGACGTTATGAAAGAATCTGCCCAGGCTGCTCTTTCTTACGTCCGCACCAATGCTGAAAAATACGGAATTTCTAGGGATTTCCTTGAAAAAAGCGATATCCATATCCATGTCCCTGCAGGAGCGATGCCGAAAGATGGTCCAAGTGCAGGCGTAACGATGTTCACGGCGCTTGTTTCCATGCTAACGGGTATAAGAGTCCGCCATGATGTTGGTATGACAGGAGAGATTACTCTCCGTGGTCGCGTGCTTCCTATTGGTGGTTTTAAGGAGAAGGTGCTTGCTGCTCACCGAGCTGGTATCAAACGAGTGATCGCTCCAGAGAGGAATAAAGCTGATCTCGAAGAAGTTCCTACTGAAGTTAAAAATGAACTTGAGTTCGTATTCGTCACGCATATGGATCAAGTGCTCGAGGCAGCTTTGGAAGAAAAACTTGTGCGTCATATCCATTCTGAGCCGGTTGAAAATAAAGATTCCTCTCTTCTTCCTTCCTCTTCTAACTGA